The Dyadobacter sp. 676 DNA window TTCTTGATGAGCGAATCGGCATGGGAAACGAGCGGTAACGCCTTTTCCTGCAAAACAGCAGAAATACCCGACTCCTTCCGCGCTACCAGCGTGTCGCCATCCTTCATCGGTGCGCCGTTACCCATGGCAAGGTGGATCACCTTCCCACCGAGCAGCCCGCCGTCGGCGAGTACCGCGCCTGTTCCCTGAGGCACTACAATGCCTTTTTGGACATCGACGGTCACCAGCAAATGGTTCTGGCGGTTTTGAAGCAACCTGATTTCCTGCACCCGTCCCACATTCAAACCATTCAACAAAACGGGATTGGATACCGTCAGCCCGTCGATATTGTCGTAAACGACGTGGTATTTATATGTCCTGGAAAAAACGTCGGAACCTTTGAGGATATGAAAGCCGAAATACAGCATGACGATGGCGAGAATCGCCATAATTCCGACTTTTGCTTCTCTTGATAATTTCATGGACTATCTGTTTGACCTGCATTGACCGGCGCAGGCGTAATCGGTATTAAACTTCAGAATTCAGCGATTTTCAGGCTTAACACCAAAGTATCAAAAATTGTTTTGACAAATCAAAGCATTATGTGACCGGTTAGCTACCGGTCCATATCTTTTTTATACGCCATAAATGCCGAGTGAATGCATTTGGCTATTTCTTCCTGGCCTTCTTCCGAGCTCAGGTATTCCTCTTCGTCCGGTGACGACAGGAAGCCTGTTTCGATCAGTACGCTCGGCATTGCGCAGCGCCATAGCACAAGGAACCCGGCCTGCTTCACGCCCCGGCTTTCCCGTTCGGAGATCGACTGGAATTTCTTCTCGATCAGATCGGCGAAACGTAAGCTGCTGGAAATGAATGCACTCTGGTAATTGGCGAGCATAATGTGGGCCAGCGGCGAATCGGGATCGAAGCCTTTGTATTTCTGTTTATAATTGGTTTCCTGCAAGATTACCGAGTTTTCGCGTTTCGCAACTTCCAGGTTACCCTCGGTTTTGTGCAAACCCATGACGAACGTTTCAGTACCTCTCACGGACCTGGAACGGGGTGTGGCATTGCAATGGATAGAAATGAAAAGATCGGCGTTGTTGCGGTTGGCGAATGCGGAACGTTCGCCGAGTTCGATGAAGACGTCGGTAGAGCGCGTATAGAGCACCTTTACATCGGGCGTTTCTTCCTTGATTTTCTTACCGAGCTCCAAAGCTACGGCCAGCGCTACATCTTTTTCCTTGGTGTATTTGCCCCTGGTGCCGGGGTCTTTGCCGCCGTGACCGGCGTCTATCACAACTGTATTGACCTTGCTTCCCGATTTCACAGTAACCGGTTCTTGCTGAAAAACAAAGGCGACGCTAGCCAGCAGGAAACTTGCTACAATTACTAATTTAAGAAGTTTTAACATTATTTTTTAGTTGGGGCCTTACGCGAAAGGGGTTTCTCTGCTAATTTTGAAATTCGTTATGCAAAAATACGCTAATTGTTAGAACTGAAAAGAAAGGCGATTATTATATCGTCGGTAGTTGCGGCGTTTCTCCTGTTCAGCACTGTGGCATGTGTGCAGCAACGCTCCAAGGGTTCCGGGAAAAATCAGGGTAAGCTTAAAAGTTCGACTTCTGCAAAGCAATCAGCGGACTCCCTTCTTACAGTGCAAAAGCAGACGGGCGCGGACACTTCCCGCGCCGGGCAAGCCGGTGCGTCCGTTCCAAGAGGCGGTATCAATGCAGACAGTACGCTGGCGGGCAAAGGATTACCTGCAGACTCGACGGCGGCCGATACGCTTAAAAACCCCGACGATCTTGAAAATACCGTGGAATACACGGCCGAGGATTCCACGATTATGGACGCTGTTTTGAAGCAGGTGCATTTATATGGGAATGCAGAGGTGAACTACGGGACGATCAATCTCAAAGCCAACTATATCCGTCTGAACTGGGTTACCAACGAGGTTTACGCTGTCGGAACGTATGATTCCACGGCGAAGAAAATGGCGGGGGAACCTATTTTTCAGGACGGGCCGGAAACTTACAATACGAAAGAAATCCGCTATAATTTCAAATCTAAAAAAGCGCTGATCCAGGGCATCGTCACACAGGAAGGCGACGGTAACATCCGGGGCGAAAAAGTGAAAAAGGATACGGAAGGCAATTTCTACATCCGTCATTCGATTTACACAACCTGCAACCTGACGCACCCGCATTATTACATCAATGCGCCGAAGATCAAGATGGTGAACAAAAAGCAGGTGATTTCAGGTCCGTTCAACCTGGTTATCAGCGATGTTCCCTTGCCGATCGCATTGCCTTTCGGTTTTTTCCCGTTTCCCAAAAAGAAGGAAAACGGCACGAGCGGGATCATTTTCCCGACATATGGAGAGGAACCCAATGGCCGCGGGTTTTACCTGCGCGACGGCGGCTATTATTTCGCGATCAACGAGTACGTCAATGCGATCCTGACTGGTCAGATATATTCCAATGGAAGCTGGGGGCTTGGCGTGCAGTCGACGTATATCCGGCGCTACCAGTATTCGGGTAACCTTTCGTTGAGGTTCAACAGAAACAAGCCGAGCGACGAGCTGCAAAAACTTCTCAAAATAGGCGGTACCAACGATTTCAGCATCGTGTGGTCCCATGCCCCCAAACCGCGTGGAAATTCCCAGTTTTCGGCGAATGTGAACGTGAGCAGCAACACCTATAACCAGCAACAGGAATTTAATGTAAACAAATATACATCCAACGTAGCGAGTTCCTCGGTTCAGTACAATCGCACATTCGGGCAATATATGCGTGCGGCCGCGTCCCTGCGCGTGAACCAGAACTTCGGGCAGATCAACCCGAGGACTCAACGACGTGAGAACGGCAAGACCAACGTTTCTTCCGATTTCAGTTTCGGTGTGAACCAGATCGCCCCGTTCGCATTGAAGGGTGGTCGCGGGCGGTGGTATGAAAGCTTCCGGCTCGGTCTGGATTTTAGTGGAAATTACGCATTGGCCAATGCGCTGACGGCCGTAGATACTTCTTACAGCAGGCTGGGTTTTGTGGTGACCGACGCGAAAATTGATACCAGCCGCCTCAATAAGACAAAAATCGTTTCTTTCAACCTGAATAACCTGCCGGACATGCTCAAAGATGCGCAGTTTACCGGCCGGTACAGCCTTCCCATATCCCTTCCCAACTTCAAAGTCCTTCGTTTTGTGAATATTACGCCGAGCATGTCGCTGTCGGGTGAAGTATTTACCAAACAATACCGCTACACCAAAACGGGGCGCGATTCGATCCGGATCGATACTTTGAACAAGGTCGGAACGGAGTATTCCTACAATTTCGGTGCGGGGATGAACACCCGTTTTTACGGGACATTCTTCTTTGGCGGAAAGCGGCTCGAGGCGATCCGGCATACGGTGATCCCCTCCGTTTCATTTACCTATACACCGGACTTTACCGGTGATGCATTCGGTTTTTACGAGCGTATCCAGGTCACCAACCGGAAGGGCGAGGTGCGCGACCTGTCGCTTTCCCGGTTCCGCGGGGTTAGTTCCGGTGCTGGTAACGGCCGGGCTTCGAGCGTGATTTCGTTCAGTTTGAATAACTCGTTTGAAATGAAGCTCAAAACGAAGAGCGACACGGCTGCCCAACAGTTTGAGAAAGTGTCGCTGCTCGACAACCTGAGCATCGGGGGGGAGCTATAACCTGCTGGCCGACTCCCTGAACCTTTCCAATATTACCGTCAATGCGAACGCTCGGATCGGGCGGAACCTGAACCTCAACTTTAATATGAACCTGGACCCGTACACTTACGTGGCCAATCCGAATGTTACCGGGAATCAGATTGGTACAAAAATTAATAAGTATGCGGTCACATCGGGCCAGGGGCTTGCCAATTTGCAGAGCCTCGGGTTTACATTGGGAACCAGCTTCTCTCCCAAAAGCGGTTCATCCGGTAATACCAGCAATAGCAATAATAACCAACTGAACCCGAACGACCCGAATGCCGCTGCGAAAAAGGAGGCTATGGAGTTTGTAAAGCAGAATCCCGATTTGTATGTGGATTTCAATATCCCCTGGAATGTGTCGCTGAACTATAACTTCGGAATGACAAAGACAGGTCTTTCCAAAGCAACGATCATCCAGGCTGTGCAGGCAACGGGCGACCTTAGCTTATCCAAAAATCTCAAAGTAACTCTCAGCACCGGTTTCGATTTTGTAGCTTTCGAGCCAACCATCACGCAGATAGGCCTCGCGCGCGACCTGCATTGCTGGGACATGTCGTTCAACTGGACGCCATTCGCCGGCAGCGCCGCACGTGCGAGCAATTACAATTTCACATTGAAAGTGAAATCCGCGATCCTGCAAGACCTGAAAGTGACCCGCCGGCGGTCGTTCTACGACAGATCCGCTTATTGATCGGGAGAAATATTGCAACAAAAAATGGCCGTCCCAAACCGGAGCGGCCACTGCAAATGCTTTATGGTTACCCTTACTTCGAAGACGGTTTCGCAGCTGCTTTCGGAACCACTTCCCCGTTCAGGTAAAGCGTAATCGAGCCACCTTCGGTGTTGCTGAAAACAGTTACAGGCTTGTTGAAGGGCCCTGCCGCGGCAGCATTGAAAGTAGCCTTTACCGAACCGGTTTTACCTGGAAGTACCGGCTCTTTCGACCATACAGGTGTAGTACATCCGCATGAAACGGTTACGTTCGAAAGGATTACAGGATCAGTACCTGTGTTGGTAAATACAAACTCGTGCGTAACAGGAGTGCCTTGTGGTACTTTGCCGAATTTGTGTGTTTCTTCCTTGAATTTCAGAACACCTTTCTGTGCAAAACTTACGGTGGTCAGCCCGAGGATCAATACCAGCGCTGAAAAGAATACTTTCATAGTTGTAACTATACTTTAAGTGGTGAAAAAACTTATTGCTAAACAAGATTAACGCTTAAAAAGTTAAATATAATAATCATTAACCAATATTAACAATGCCCCAAAAGTAGGTGCTGCGGTGCACGGGTTATTATTTTCCTGCATAATTTTGGCTTGCATTCAAAAAAACGTAATTTAACTAACGGATTAAAACCCGTGATTTTTGCTTATGCTTCAAAATGATAGTTTGACCGGTTCCAGTGTTTTGAGTAAAGAAGATATTATCGACGATTATCGCCTCGCATGCGAGAGTCGGCAGGTAAGTTTGCTGGGAAGGAAGGATACGATGGGCGGCCGTTCTAAATTCGGGATTTTTGGAGATGGCAAAGAAGTAGCGCAAATTGCACTTTCCAAAGCATTTCAACCGGGCGATTTCCGCTCGGGATATTATCGGGACCAGACCATCGAAGCGGCGGTAGGGAATCTCACCTGGCAGCAATTTTTTGCCCAGATGTATGCTCATGCCGATCTGGAACATGAGCCGAACACAGGCGGGAGATCCATGAACGGCCATTTCTCGACGCGCTGGGTAGATGAAAACGGTGATTGGCTCGATCAGACAAAATTGCACAATTCCGTTTGCGACATTTCGTCCACGGCTGGCCAGATACCCCGTTCCGTCGGCCTCGGATACGCTTCCAAATTATACCGTGAAAACCCCGATTTGCATCATATGACCACTTTTTCCCGCCAGGGAAATGAAGTCGTGTTTGCAACGATCGGCGACGCTTCCACCTCACAAGGAATGTTCTGGGAAGCGATGAATGCGGCGGGGGTCTTGCAGATCCCGCTGGTCGTTTCGGTGTGGGACGATGGCTATGGAATTTCGGTTCCGGTTGAATATCAGACTACGAAAGGAAGCATTTCGAAGGCATTGGCAGGCTTGCAGCGGAATGAGGATGGTGAAGGGATTGAAATCCTGACGGTAAATGGTTGGGATTATCCAGCGCTGGTGGAAACTTATCAGAAGGCTGCAAAAATGAGCCGGGAAGAGCACGTTCCGGTGCTTGTACATGTAACGGAACTTACTCAGCCCCAAGGGCATTCGACCTCCGGCTCACACGAACGCTACAAATCGAAACAACGTTTGCTCTGGGAACGCGAGCACGATTGCAATGCCCGCTTCCGTGACTGGATTCTTAAAAACGGTTATGCGACCGACGAGGAACTTGAAGAAATTGAACGCGAAGCCAAAGACAAGGCCCTTCGCGAGCGCAATGCTGCATGGCAGGCTTACCGGAAAGAACTGGATGCCGAATACAGCGACACGATCCGGCTCTTGCAGGCGGTAGCGGGCGGCAGTTCTTTCGCGGCCGAAGTCAACAGCGCAATTCTCGAACTTCAAAAAACCTATCTGCCTGTGCGCAGGGACATGATTGCCATCGTGCGTAGGGTTTTGAGGATTATCGGAAAAGAAGAAAACCCCCAGAAATATGCCTTGCAACAGTTTTTGCAAGGAAACCTGAAAGCTAACAGGGAGCGTTTCAATACGCACCTGTATAGCGAAACCAAATACTCGCCAATGCTGGTCAAGCCTGTAAGCCCCGTGTTTTCGGACGACAGCCCTGCGGTGGACGGCCGCGAAGTGATACGTTCCTACTTCGATGCGTTGTTCGAAAAGGACCCGCGTGTGGTGGCTCTCGGCGAAGATATCGGCCTTATCGGCGATGTGAACCAGGGCTTCGCCGGATTGCAGGAGAAATATGGCGAAGTCCGCATCACCGACACAGGAATACGCGAAACGACCATTATAGGCCAGGGAATAGGTATGGCGATGCGCGGCTTGCGCCCGATTGTCGAAATACAATATTTCGATTATATCTATTACGCATTGGCAACGCTTACCGACGACCTTGCATCACTCCGTTACCGGACGGCAGGCGGCCAGCGGGCGCCGTTGATTATCCGCACGAGAGGGCATCGCCTGGAAGGAATCTGGCATTCGGGATCTCCTATGGGCACGATGCTGAGCAGTTTGCGCGGTTTGCATGTGATCGTGCCGAGAAACTTTACACAGGCGGCCGGTTTTTATAATACTCTGATGAAAGGCGACGATCCGGCGCTGATTGTTGAACCGTTGAATTCGTATCGGCAAAAAGAAATTTTGCCGGACAATGTGGGCGAATACTGCATTCCTTTGGGGCAACCCGAAATTTTGAGGGAAGGAAATGACCTTACGGTTGTTACTTATGGCTCAATGTGTCGTATAGTAATGGAGGCCGCTTCTCAATTGCAGCAATCAGGCATCGAAGTTGAAGTCATCGATGTGCAGACACTTCTGCCTTTCGATGTCGACAACCGGATAGTGGAGTCCATTAAAAAGACGAACCGGGTCGTTTTTGCCGATGAGGATTTACCCGGAAGCGCATCGGGTTTTATGATGCAACAGGTTTTGGAAAAGCAGCAGGCTTACCGCTGGCTCGATTCGGCACCGGTAACCATTGCTGCGAAAGATCATCGCCCGCCTTACGGGTCGGACGGCGACTACTTCTCGAAGCCGAATATGGACGACATTTTTGAAACTGTTTACGAAATCATGCGAGAAGCGGCACCAGATAAATATCCGGAGCTGTTTAACGTATGATCTTATGTATCGTTCAAAAGGTAAAAGAATTTTAGACATTCTACTGGCGGCAACGGGGCTGATTACCTCGTTGCCGTTTTTTATGGTCCTGCCGCTGTGGTTATGGGTTCATTTTAAAGGCAGCCCGTTTTTTTTGCAAAAGAGGCCCGGGTTGAACGGAAAGCTTTTTTACGATTCTGAAATTCAGGACGATGTATAGCGACGGGCGGCCGCTCACGTTAACCGGAAAGCTGGTCCGCCGTTCGTCGCTGGACGAGCTGCCGCAGTTCTGGAATGTGCTACGGGGCGATATGAGTATCGTCGGCCCGAGGCCGCTTTTGGCGGAATATCTTCCATTATACAGCGTTGAACAACGCCGGAGGCATACGGTGAAACCTGGTATAACCGGTCTGGCGCAGATCAACGGCCGGAATGCGCTGACCTGGGGCGAAAAGTTCGGATACGATTTGCATTATGTCGATAACCTGTCGTTCCTGCTGGATCTACGGATTATCGGCGCCACGGCGCTAAAAGTGCTTTCGATGCGGAAAAAGAATGGTTGCGGAGTCGAAACAAGATCATTCAACGGAAACACGATATGCTGATTTACGGTGCGGGCGGCCACGCAAGGGTTATTTTGAGCATTTTACGGACTATCGGGAAGCAGGTCAGCGGCATATTTGACGATAACTGGCAAAACATACCGGTGCTGGCGTCGCACCCGGTACGTAAGTACCAGCCTACATTTGATTCAGAAGAACAGCTGATCGTCGCTATTGGCGACAATCAGGTACGTAGGCGGGTAGCGTCGGGCGTAATCCATTCTTTTGGGCAGATAGTCCATCCCGCTGCGATCGTTGACTCGTCGGTTTCCATCGGGCCGGGTGTTGTAATAATCCATAATGCGGTTATTCAGGCCGGTTGTTGCATTGGAGACCATGTTGTAGTCAACACTGGAGCGATTGTCGACCATGAATGTATCCTTGAAGATTTCGTCCACGTGGGTCCCGCGGCAGTGCTTTGCGGCGGTGTGCGTGTGGGCGAATGTACACTCGTCGGAGCGGGAAGCGTTGTGGTTCCCGGCGTGCGTATCGGGCGGGAATGCCTGATCGGCGCAGGCAGCGTAGTGGTCCACGATGTGCCAGACCATACACGGATAGCGGGAAATCCGGGGAAAATCATTTTATAAAAAACACACTATGTCTTACAAAATCTATTTGTCGCCCCCGCATATGAGCGGGCGCGAGATGCGGTACATTCAAGAGGCATTTGATAGCAACTGGATTGCGCCGGTGGGGCCGAATATCGATGCTTTTGAGGAAGAGCTATGTCGTTACACCGGCAGCAAACATGCATTGGCGGTATCGTCCGGCACTGCGGCGCTGCATCTGGCATTGCTGGCATTGGGCGTCGGAAGGGGCGATATTGTCCTTTGCCAATCGCTCACCTTCGTGGCGACCGCGAATCCGGTCAGGTATGTAGGCGCGACGCCGGTTTTTATCGACAGCGAACCGGTAACCTGGAATATGTGCCCTAACGTGTTGGAGGAGGCTATTCGCCATTACGAGCACAAAGGAATAAGGCCCAAAGCGATAGTCGTGGTACATTTGTACGGAATGCCGGCGATGCTTGATGAAATCATGTATTTAAGCGGGAAATATGCTATTCCATTGATTGAGGATGCGGCAGAAGCATTAGGTTCGGAATATCGCGGCAGGAAGGTGGGAACTTTCGGGGATATCGGCATTCTTTCCTTTAACGGAAACAAAATTATTACCACATCGGGCGGTGGCGCGATGCTTTCAAATGACGTGCGGCACATTGTAAGAGCGAAATTTCTCGCCACACAGGCGCGCGAGGCTACCCCTCACTATGAGCATCACGAAGTTGGATACAATTACCGGATGAGCAATGTGTGCGCGGGAATAGGGCGAGGGCAACTGGAGGTGATTGAGGAGAGGGTAACGCAGCGAAGGACTAATTTTCAGTTTTATCAACATGCTTTAAATGATGTCCCGGGCAACAGCTTTCAAAAGGGCATTGCTGGCGCACTTTCGAACCGCTGGCTGACAAGCTCTGTTCGCGGGAGGCGGCAAAATAACCCCTTTTCAGATTCAAAATGCACTTTCAGCGGAAGGTATCGAATCACGCCCGATCTGGAAACCAATGCATTGCCAGGAAGCATACAAAACGCTGCCCCGGTTTGGACGCAGCGTTTCGGAGAAATTATTTGAATGGGGAATCTGTTTGCCGTCGGGTTCAAATCTGGGCAAATCGTCCCTGAGGCAAGTTTCTGCCATTCTTTCGGGTCTGTTTGGACGATGATCGCGGATAAAGTTGCGAGTTTACCGGCTACTAAAAAAGCAGCCCCCGCAACGAAGGCTGCTTTTTAGTATTCAGAGAATCCTCTAGGGCAATATCTCTATTTCGAATTGAAGCGGAGAATAAGGCGGTATTACTTTACTGCCGTTTTTACCATAGCCAAGCGCGGAAGGAAAAATAACAATAGCTTTTTCTCCCTTTCTCATTTTTCTGATTGCACGGTCGAAGCCAGGCACGGTGTTAGCGCTGCCCGTAATGAAGCTGGCATTGGTACTTTCGTCGAATTTAGTGTCATTCAGGAATTTGCCTACATATTTGACGTTCACCGCTTTACCAGCACCGATAGTGTCGCCGGTCACCGTGTTGGCCCTGATTATCACCAAATTATCCGGTGTTCTGTCGGAAACCGTGAAACCCTTTTTGGTGATGAATTCATTTATTTGCTGAACTTCCGTGCGTGTCTTGATAAACTCCAGTTCAAGGCGGATAACGGAGTAAGCCGGAATGTTAACGCGGTCGACGTTACCGAAAGCCAGGTAGAAAGGAATCAGGAATGTGACTTTTTCACCGGTTCTCATTAAAAATATCGCACGTTCGAGGCCTGGAAATACCGTATAACCGAGAGCGGGAAAACTGATCGAAGAGTCTTTCTCGACAGTCAACACTTTACTGCCATCCAGCAGATATCCGGTCAATTTAACGGTAGCCGCGTCTCCAACCTGGGTTCTTACGCCCGACGGGTTGGATTTTCGAATGATATAGTACATACCGCTGCTATCTCTGACGGCTTTCGACCCAAGGCTGTCTGCTGCGATAAACGCTTGTATTTGAGTCTCGTTTTCGGCGATTTTCTCTTCATCCTTATTGTCCGAATTCATACATCCGGACAGCCCGACCACCAATGCGAGCAACGTGCACCACAGCAAATTAATACGCTTCATTTCTTTTGTAAGTAATTAATGGGATAGTTTTAGTTTCAGGGTAGACGCCCCGTGGACGGAATTGGTTGTAATCAGGAATGAAAAACGTCGATTTTTACATTTTTTTCAAAGTATCTGCAAAATGGCGACAGCGGGCACTGGAAGCATTGCGGGTTACGTGCGGTGCATACATAACGCCCGTGCAGGATCAGCCAGTGGTGCGCTTTGTGGATCAAATGCTTCGGAATGTGCGTCACGAGCTCCCGCTCCACGGCCAGGGGCGTTTTAGCGGTGAGCGGAACGAGGCCCAGCCTTCGCGATACCCTGAAAACGTGCGTGTCGACAGCCATAGCCGGCATACTGAAAATCACCGATGCGATTACATTAGCGGTTTTCCGGCCCACGCCCGGCATTTTCTGGAGGTCTTCCACCGTGGAAGGAACTTCCGAATGGAACTGTTCAACCAGCATGCGGGCCATTCCTACCAGATGTTTCGCTTTATTGTTCGGATAAGAAATGGAGCGGATATAGGTGAACACTTCTTCGGCATTGGAAGCCGCCAGGGACTCGGGGTCCGGAAAGCGTTCAAAAAGTTTGGGGGTAACCATATTTACCCGCTTGTCGGTGCATTGCGCCGACAGGATTACGGCGACCAGCAGTTCATACGGGTTGGAATAATGCAGTTCGGTTTCCGGTTCGGGGAAATTCTGGGTGAAGTATTCCAGAAAATGTTTATAGCGTTCTTTTCTTTGCATAATAGTATTACGGTCCTGCGAAGGGATGGGTTCCTACGCAGAAAAATCTGATTGAACCGGCGCACTGGCCGCTTCATCTTAAAATAATGACAATTTCCAGCTAACGGATCGATAGCTGGAAATAAAAAAACCTGCCGACTCACCTTAGAACAGGAGTGCGGCAGGCCTTTTAGAAGAGAATTGTCGCGAATATCTGAAAACCTCTGAAACCACTTTTTCGGAAGGAGTCCGCGTGATTTTATTCATCTGATTCCGGATTTCCAGGGAATCGAGATAAAAGTTCATCAAGTTATCGTCAAGTGCGAGCGCCTCAACAATCTGTTCATTTTCATTCTCAGTTGTTTCGGCATATAAATACCTTACAACATCATCGTAAGTAAAGGTTTTTGTCATACTGTGGGGCACGTTGGTTAAATTGCTTACGCAGGTTTATCAACGCGTAACGCATCCTTCCCAATGCCGTATTGATACTCACACCGGTGGCATCCGCAATTTCCTGAAAACTCATGTCCTCGTAATGGCGCATGATCAGCACTTGCTTCTGCACGTCGGGCAACCGCTGGATCATCTCCCGCAGCTGCTCATGTGTTTCCTGACGAATCTGGATCGACTCAACGGAATCTTCCGAAAAATCCAGCGTGTTGAAAACACTGCTCCCATCTTCGAACACTACATTGGGGTAGCGCTTATCGCGTCTGAAATAATCAATGGCGAGGTTGTGTGCGATTCGTATAATCCATGGCAGGAACTTACCTTCGTCGTTGTATCTACCACTCTTAATCGTGTCAACGGCTTTGATGAATGTATCCTGCAACAAATCTTCGGCTACATATTGATCCTTGACAATCAGATAAATAGTGGTGTATATTCTCGACTTGTGGCGCTGAACAAGCTTTTCGAAAGCCTTCTCATTGCCCCGGATATACAATGTTACCAACTCACTGTCGCTAACTTGGACTTTCTCCATTTTACTATTCGATTTAGTTAACGTAGAGCAGTTCGTCGATATTGTTTCTCCTTTCTTGTTTGGTGAAATTTCAGATGTGACTTTTCGGTATTTCGAATTATACGAATCAAAGAAATAGATTTGGAAAATAATTTGCAAATGTTTGAGTTTCTTTTTGCAGAAAAATTATTTCCCGTTAACAGATGTTAACAAGTGGTGCATGTTTTTAGCACCCGGCGTTCGTTGAGGCACAAGCGTTGGGCGATTAAAATAAATAATAGAACTTAACGAATAATTTACGACACGACTGTCGATTTAGGTCGAATTTGGTTCCGCAAGCTCTACTTTTTTCAGTCACATGTCGTAATTTCACTTTTCTTATAAAAATTGAATTTTTCTCAGATGAGATACAAGCATATCTTCTTCGATCTCGACCATACACTTTGGGATTTTGAAAGAAATTCTTCGGAGTCGCTCGAAGAGATTTTCCATCAACACGAACTGACAAGGTATGGAATTACATCCTGTGAGGATTTTGTGTGCTCCTTCCTTAAAATTAATACCGCTTTGTGGGATGCTTTCGACAGGGGCCAGTTGCACCATAGCTATATACGCGAGAACAGGTTCAGAATGGTTTTTGAAGAACTGGGCGCGGAATGCCCGCCCGATCATACGGAAATTGGTGAACTCTACCTCCGGTCCCTTCCCGATAAGAAGCATTTGCTGGATGGCGCGCTGGATTTGCTCAATTACGTGGCGGCGGCCGGTTACGGAATGCATATTATTACAAATGGCTTCAATGAAGTCCAGGCAAGGAAAATCGCGAGCTCCGAAATAGGGCATTTTTTTGACAACGTTGTGACTTTCGAAACGGCTAATGCCAA harbors:
- a CDS encoding aminotransferase class I/II-fold pyridoxal phosphate-dependent enzyme, whose product is MSYKIYLSPPHMSGREMRYIQEAFDSNWIAPVGPNIDAFEEELCRYTGSKHALAVSSGTAALHLALLALGVGRGDIVLCQSLTFVATANPVRYVGATPVFIDSEPVTWNMCPNVLEEAIRHYEHKGIRPKAIVVVHLYGMPAMLDEIMYLSGKYAIPLIEDAAEALGSEYRGRKVGTFGDIGILSFNGNKIITTSGGGAMLSNDVRHIVRAKFLATQAREATPHYEHHEVGYNYRMSNVCAGIGRGQLEVIEERVTQRRTNFQFYQHALNDVPGNSFQKGIAGALSNRWLTSSVRGRRQNNPFSDSKCTFSGRYRITPDLETNALPGSIQNAAPVWTQRFGEII
- a CDS encoding FKBP-type peptidyl-prolyl cis-trans isomerase: MKRINLLWCTLLALVVGLSGCMNSDNKDEEKIAENETQIQAFIAADSLGSKAVRDSSGMYYIIRKSNPSGVRTQVGDAATVKLTGYLLDGSKVLTVEKDSSISFPALGYTVFPGLERAIFLMRTGEKVTFLIPFYLAFGNVDRVNIPAYSVIRLELEFIKTRTEVQQINEFITKKGFTVSDRTPDNLVIIRANTVTGDTIGAGKAVNVKYVGKFLNDTKFDESTNASFITGSANTVPGFDRAIRKMRKGEKAIVIFPSALGYGKNGSKVIPPYSPLQFEIEILP
- the nth gene encoding endonuclease III translates to MQRKERYKHFLEYFTQNFPEPETELHYSNPYELLVAVILSAQCTDKRVNMVTPKLFERFPDPESLAASNAEEVFTYIRSISYPNNKAKHLVGMARMLVEQFHSEVPSTVEDLQKMPGVGRKTANVIASVIFSMPAMAVDTHVFRVSRRLGLVPLTAKTPLAVERELVTHIPKHLIHKAHHWLILHGRYVCTARNPQCFQCPLSPFCRYFEKNVKIDVFHS
- a CDS encoding RNA polymerase sigma factor; translated protein: MEKVQVSDSELVTLYIRGNEKAFEKLVQRHKSRIYTTIYLIVKDQYVAEDLLQDTFIKAVDTIKSGRYNDEGKFLPWIIRIAHNLAIDYFRRDKRYPNVVFEDGSSVFNTLDFSEDSVESIQIRQETHEQLREMIQRLPDVQKQVLIMRHYEDMSFQEIADATGVSINTALGRMRYALINLRKQFNQRAPQYDKNLYLR
- a CDS encoding YjjG family noncanonical pyrimidine nucleotidase, encoding MRYKHIFFDLDHTLWDFERNSSESLEEIFHQHELTRYGITSCEDFVCSFLKINTALWDAFDRGQLHHSYIRENRFRMVFEELGAECPPDHTEIGELYLRSLPDKKHLLDGALDLLNYVAAAGYGMHIITNGFNEVQARKIASSEIGHFFDNVVTFETANAKKPDRKIFEFALHTAQTTAEESLMVGDNWIADILGAKQVGMDTVYLNPAGLQFDEKPTYDIRRLEELMLVL